In a genomic window of Meleagris gallopavo isolate NT-WF06-2002-E0010 breed Aviagen turkey brand Nicholas breeding stock chromosome 1, Turkey_5.1, whole genome shotgun sequence:
- the LRRC63 gene encoding leucine-rich repeat-containing protein 63 isoform X1 has protein sequence MASQEKTRKSDIPEEVLQEEKKEKEYIIHYVKSTEPDRKEGPFSDANNAPDSGSVEGDWETRLHFMASKKDEEEKLMFRSQVKVWHCFLNRKTALNLQAYFLFHLPDLTPLMDTLVCLNLSFNNLLFFPMEVFNIKSLQVLVLRSNPIRKIPNDIHRLKSLKKFTISFNLLAELPSGLFLLDDLWYLDIAYNYISYIPNDIKNLRKLEYLNTEGNQLSALPCGVLNLPLKSLRIENNFIHPLLWNEKIQSQPQKLIHLAALCFSTNNLKERYNNITEDIKKILDDFSVCDCCSGPRYGKGLQLIQMYRNVFKFGRLPFYFYACSPSCHRNFVSQPEA, from the exons ATGGCCTcgcaagaaaaaacaagaaaatctgaTATACCAGAAGAAGttttgcaagaagaaaagaaagaaaaagaatatattatACATTATGTAAAGTCAACTGAACCTGATAGAAAAGAAGGACCCTTTTCAG ATGCTAATAATGCCCCTGACAGCGGTAGTGTGGAGGGTGACTGGGAAACCAGACTCCATTTTATGGCAAGCAAGaaagatgaagaggaaaaactgaTGTTCAGATCCCAAGTAAAAGTGTGGCATTGCTTCTTGAACAGGAAGACTGCTCTCAACCTTCAG GCCTATTTTTTGTTTCACCTTCCAGACCTGACCCCATTGATGGATACTTTGGTCTGCCTTAACTTGTCATTCAATAATTTACTCTTCTTTCCTATGGAG GTGTTTAACATTAAATCCTTACAAGTCCTTGTGCTCCGGAGCAACCCCATCAGAAAAATTCCAAATGACATTCACAGATTGAAGTCACTGAAGAAATTTACAATTTCCTTTAATTTGCTAGCAGAACTTCCATCTGG CTTGTTTTTATTAGACGATCTCTGGTACCTGGACATTGCCTATAATTATATTAGCTATATTCCTAATGACATCAAGAACCTCAG AAAGCTCGAGTATCTGAACACTGAAGGGAACCAGCTCTCTGCTTTGCCATGTGGGGTTTTGAATCTTCCACTAAAATCCCtcagaatagaaaataatttcatacaCCCTTTGTTATGGAATGAAAAGATTCAGAGCCAACCTCAGAAGTTGATTCATCTGGCTGCCCTCTGCTTCTCCACAAATAATCTAAAGGAAAGATACAACAACATCAcagaagatattaaaaagattttGGATGA TTTTAGTGTCTGTGACTGCTGCAGTGGACCTCGATATGGCAAAGGACTTCAGCTCATCCAAATgtacagaaatgtatttaaatttggAAGGCTTCCTTTTTACTTCTATGCCTGCTCACCATCGTGCCATAGAAACTTTGTGTCTCAGCCTGAAGCTTGA
- the LRRC63 gene encoding leucine-rich repeat-containing protein 63 isoform X2 yields MASQEKTRKSDIPEEVLQEEKKEKEYIIHYVKSTEPDRKEGPFSDANNAPDSGSVEGDWETRLHFMASKKDEEEKLMFRSQVKVWHCFLNRKTALNLQAYFLFHLPDLTPLMDTLVCLNLSFNNLLFFPMEVFNIKSLQVLVLRSNPIRKIPNDIHRLKSLKKFTISFNLLAELPSGKLEYLNTEGNQLSALPCGVLNLPLKSLRIENNFIHPLLWNEKIQSQPQKLIHLAALCFSTNNLKERYNNITEDIKKILDDFSVCDCCSGPRYGKGLQLIQMYRNVFKFGRLPFYFYACSPSCHRNFVSQPEA; encoded by the exons ATGGCCTcgcaagaaaaaacaagaaaatctgaTATACCAGAAGAAGttttgcaagaagaaaagaaagaaaaagaatatattatACATTATGTAAAGTCAACTGAACCTGATAGAAAAGAAGGACCCTTTTCAG ATGCTAATAATGCCCCTGACAGCGGTAGTGTGGAGGGTGACTGGGAAACCAGACTCCATTTTATGGCAAGCAAGaaagatgaagaggaaaaactgaTGTTCAGATCCCAAGTAAAAGTGTGGCATTGCTTCTTGAACAGGAAGACTGCTCTCAACCTTCAG GCCTATTTTTTGTTTCACCTTCCAGACCTGACCCCATTGATGGATACTTTGGTCTGCCTTAACTTGTCATTCAATAATTTACTCTTCTTTCCTATGGAG GTGTTTAACATTAAATCCTTACAAGTCCTTGTGCTCCGGAGCAACCCCATCAGAAAAATTCCAAATGACATTCACAGATTGAAGTCACTGAAGAAATTTACAATTTCCTTTAATTTGCTAGCAGAACTTCCATCTGG AAAGCTCGAGTATCTGAACACTGAAGGGAACCAGCTCTCTGCTTTGCCATGTGGGGTTTTGAATCTTCCACTAAAATCCCtcagaatagaaaataatttcatacaCCCTTTGTTATGGAATGAAAAGATTCAGAGCCAACCTCAGAAGTTGATTCATCTGGCTGCCCTCTGCTTCTCCACAAATAATCTAAAGGAAAGATACAACAACATCAcagaagatattaaaaagattttGGATGA TTTTAGTGTCTGTGACTGCTGCAGTGGACCTCGATATGGCAAAGGACTTCAGCTCATCCAAATgtacagaaatgtatttaaatttggAAGGCTTCCTTTTTACTTCTATGCCTGCTCACCATCGTGCCATAGAAACTTTGTGTCTCAGCCTGAAGCTTGA
- the LRRC63 gene encoding leucine-rich repeat-containing protein 63 isoform X3: MASQEKTRKSDIPEEVLQEEKKEKEYIIHYVKSTEPDRKEGPFSDANNAPDSGSVEGDWETRLHFMASKKDEEEKLMFRSQVKVWHCFLNRKTALNLQVFNIKSLQVLVLRSNPIRKIPNDIHRLKSLKKFTISFNLLAELPSGLFLLDDLWYLDIAYNYISYIPNDIKNLRKLEYLNTEGNQLSALPCGVLNLPLKSLRIENNFIHPLLWNEKIQSQPQKLIHLAALCFSTNNLKERYNNITEDIKKILDDFSVCDCCSGPRYGKGLQLIQMYRNVFKFGRLPFYFYACSPSCHRNFVSQPEA; this comes from the exons ATGGCCTcgcaagaaaaaacaagaaaatctgaTATACCAGAAGAAGttttgcaagaagaaaagaaagaaaaagaatatattatACATTATGTAAAGTCAACTGAACCTGATAGAAAAGAAGGACCCTTTTCAG ATGCTAATAATGCCCCTGACAGCGGTAGTGTGGAGGGTGACTGGGAAACCAGACTCCATTTTATGGCAAGCAAGaaagatgaagaggaaaaactgaTGTTCAGATCCCAAGTAAAAGTGTGGCATTGCTTCTTGAACAGGAAGACTGCTCTCAACCTTCAG GTGTTTAACATTAAATCCTTACAAGTCCTTGTGCTCCGGAGCAACCCCATCAGAAAAATTCCAAATGACATTCACAGATTGAAGTCACTGAAGAAATTTACAATTTCCTTTAATTTGCTAGCAGAACTTCCATCTGG CTTGTTTTTATTAGACGATCTCTGGTACCTGGACATTGCCTATAATTATATTAGCTATATTCCTAATGACATCAAGAACCTCAG AAAGCTCGAGTATCTGAACACTGAAGGGAACCAGCTCTCTGCTTTGCCATGTGGGGTTTTGAATCTTCCACTAAAATCCCtcagaatagaaaataatttcatacaCCCTTTGTTATGGAATGAAAAGATTCAGAGCCAACCTCAGAAGTTGATTCATCTGGCTGCCCTCTGCTTCTCCACAAATAATCTAAAGGAAAGATACAACAACATCAcagaagatattaaaaagattttGGATGA TTTTAGTGTCTGTGACTGCTGCAGTGGACCTCGATATGGCAAAGGACTTCAGCTCATCCAAATgtacagaaatgtatttaaatttggAAGGCTTCCTTTTTACTTCTATGCCTGCTCACCATCGTGCCATAGAAACTTTGTGTCTCAGCCTGAAGCTTGA